The sequence CAAATGACGAAGGACGAACGACAAAAGACCAAATTGATCATTCGTTGGTGGTTGGTTATTGGTCGTTGGTCATTGGTCAGAAAGGCCAAAATGTGATCTGGCCTGAACAATAATCAAATTTTCATATAAAACGAGGTGCAAGCATGGGACACGTTAATTATACCGAAGAGATCAACGCCGCGCCGGAACAAGTATGGGCCGTGCTGGCAGACGTCACCCGCCTGCCAAATTGGACCTATACCGAGGGCCGCTTCCCCTATCCGGTGGAAGGCAAATACGGCAGCGACCAAAAAGAAGGACCGGATACCATCTGGATTGGCGTATCCAACGATGGCCAAACGGCCACGCAAAAAGTAACGGTGTGGGAGCCAAACCAAAAATTGGTCTATGAACTGCAAGAGATGGAAAATGCCCCCCTCCAGATGACTCAAACCAATACCTTTGCTCTGGAAGCAATGGACGGTAAAACCAAAGTAACCTGGTCGCTAGATTGGGAATTAACCGGAGGCTTCTCGCTGAGCAAGCTTCTGATCCGTTTCACCGGCAACGGCGCGTTTGAAGAGATGATTGCCGGCTCATTGGAAAATCTGAAGCAGTTGGTGGAAAAAGAAACAGCCCCGCCCAACCCGCCGGAAACCGAGCCGGGCGGATAATCGCAATAGTGCGTGTTGCGTATGGCGTGATTATTCAAAATACGGGATACGCAACACGCCATAATGCCAATCTCAAACATTTAGTTTTTTAAGGTTGACTCGTTCCAAGAGAGAAGTAACCTCGCGCGGCTCGAATCCGCCCGGCAGATCATTGAGCGCATTGGCCGCCCCGCAGGCCACGCCCATGGCCAGGGCGGTGCCAATACTTTTTTCCTGCAAGCAAGCCACCGCCAAACCCGCCAGCAGCGAGTCGCCGCTGCCTACGGTGCTGACAATCTCAACCGGCGGCGCGCTGGCCTGCCAGCATCCCTCCGGGGCAATGGCCAAGGCCCCTTCCCGCCCCAGCGTAACCACTATCAAGGCTGCGCCACGCGCTAACAGCGTTTGCCCGGCTTTAACTAACTGCCCTACATTTTCCAGGGGTAGTTGCAAGCCGGCAGCCAACTCTCGCCGATTGACTTTGATGCATAATCCACCCGGCTGTCCCAGGGCGGCATGCAGCGCGGCCCCACTGGTATCCAGATAAACCATTCGGTCAGAAGCAGCCAGGGAGCGAGCCAATACCCCCAGTGTTTCCGGCTCAACCCCCAGAGGCAGACTACCGGCAATGGCTACGGCCCGCGCCTCTCCGGCCACCCCTTTGATATGATCCATAAACCCCTGCCAATCTTGTTTTGAAACAACCGGCCCCGGTTCATTGATCACCGTTGCATCGCCGGTATCGTGAGTCACCAGCAGGCAGGTACGTGTTTCGCCCATCGCTAACCAGTACCAATTAGCAGCCAGACCTTCTGCGTTAAAAAAATCGGCAATCACCTGCCCTGCATGCCCACCTAGCGGCGCGGTAGCCAGGGCCTTTGCCCCAAGCAGGTGGGCGGCCCGGACAACGTTCAAACCTTTGCCACCGGCCACTCGGGCCACCCGCGTGGCGCGATGGACCGCCCCCACAACCATCTCCGGCACGTGCAGGGTATGGTCAATGGTGGGATTCGGGGCAACTCCAAGTAACATCTCGGCTTGATATTCTCCTCTCGTTTAACGCAATGTTTCGGCCAGCCGTTCCCATTCGGTCAAACTTAAGGTTTCGGCCCGCCGAGCAGTATCAACCCCGGCCTTTTCCATGGCCCGAATAATTTCCAGCATAGGCCGGGATAAACCGGCGACCAAGGCGTTTTTTAACTGTTTCCGCTTTTGACCAAAACCGGCCCTGGCCACGCGAAAAAAATGTGGCGCATCAGCCGCCGGTAGCAGGGGTTGGGGAAATGAGTCAATACGGACTACGGCCGAGTCAACTTTGGGCGGCGGGTAGAAGGCCCCGGCCGGAATGTGATGCGTTATCTTTGGCTGGCCGTAAAATTGCACACTGAGCGCCAACAAGCTCATATTTCCCGGTTTGGCCACTATCCGCCGGGCCACTTCCTTTTGCACGGTTACTACTATGCGCTGGGGGCGCGGCGTTGTTTCCAGCAGATGCCGCATCACGGCCGAAGTAATGTAATAGGGCAGATTGGCCACTACTTTAAAAGAGGAGAAAGTAGGGGAAAAATTGGTTATTAAAGCTTTAAGGTTAGTTTGGAGAATATCGGCCTGGATGACGGTCAGGTTGGGTAAATAACCAAGTTCATTTTGCAGTAAGTTGACCATATTAGGGTCAAGTTCAATTGCAATAACCCGGCCGGCGGCTTCAGCCAACAGTCTGGTCAGCGTGCCGGGGCCAGGGCCAATTTCCAGCACCACGTCTTCCGGGTCCAACTCAGCCGTGGCTACAATTTGGGCCAGATGAAAAGGGTCGGCCAGAAAATTTTGGCCCAACCCCTTTCGAGGCCGTAAATTATATTTTTTGAGTAACGTTGAGAGGGGCTGTGTTTCAGCAAATTTCAAAATGCGCTCCCAAACTGCCAGGCCAAGACTAAAAAACTAGAGTTGTATTTTCTCGCCGCGCTCCCTTATTGTTGCTGCGGCCACTGCGGCAAAACATACCGGATTTTGTCGGGCGGCGGCACCGGCGTCAGCACGTATACCTCGCGCCACTCATATAGATCGGGCAGGGATTGGTCTTCATCATAACCCAGGTCAATATGTTTGCCCAAAACCTTGCCCCCGGTATCGCCGGCCAGGGCCGGGCCATAGCCGGGCACGTATAAATCGGCCATCAGGGGGATCACTTTGGGATCAACCGCTACAATACCATATCCGGCCGGCAGACCACTGCGGGTAATACCGTAGCGAGGATGATCGCGATCTTTGCCCGAGGTAGCGGCGCTGTAAGCCGTGGCCAGCATAGAAATTTTACGCCAATATTCAAGGGGACCATCCGGGGTATCCAGGGTACGAATGACAATATTGGTGCCATAAGCAATCACCCGCTCCTGGGGTTCCTGATCAAGCCACTCATCTTCCAGCACCCGCCATACTTCTTGCCCATTTTCGTAACGAATCCGGGACCGTTTTTTGATGGAACCATTTGTACCCGTTTGCTGCACTTCTTGCCGGTCAAGTTCCATTTGCGGGTCAGGAATCCACTTGGCTTCAAAAGGAATGAGTTCTTGCTCAATTTCAATGGCCTCGCGCACCCGCACTACTTCAATAAATTCGTTGGCAGCCAGGCTATAATCTGCCGGAGGGCGGCTAAAATCCTGGCCCATCAAGACAATCTGCTCTTGCGCTAACACTTGGCCCACGGTTTGGCGGCGAGTGCGGGTTTTGACCGTCCAGCCGTCAACGGTAATGACCACGGGGATGGAACGTTGGATATAAACTTCCATTCCCGGCAACAGGCGCGTCCCCAAACCCGGCG is a genomic window of Anaerolineae bacterium containing:
- a CDS encoding SRPBCC family protein; this translates as MGHVNYTEEINAAPEQVWAVLADVTRLPNWTYTEGRFPYPVEGKYGSDQKEGPDTIWIGVSNDGQTATQKVTVWEPNQKLVYELQEMENAPLQMTQTNTFALEAMDGKTKVTWSLDWELTGGFSLSKLLIRFTGNGAFEEMIAGSLENLKQLVEKETAPPNPPETEPGG
- a CDS encoding 1-phosphofructokinase family hexose kinase — translated: MLLGVAPNPTIDHTLHVPEMVVGAVHRATRVARVAGGKGLNVVRAAHLLGAKALATAPLGGHAGQVIADFFNAEGLAANWYWLAMGETRTCLLVTHDTGDATVINEPGPVVSKQDWQGFMDHIKGVAGEARAVAIAGSLPLGVEPETLGVLARSLAASDRMVYLDTSGAALHAALGQPGGLCIKVNRRELAAGLQLPLENVGQLVKAGQTLLARGAALIVVTLGREGALAIAPEGCWQASAPPVEIVSTVGSGDSLLAGLAVACLQEKSIGTALAMGVACGAANALNDLPGGFEPREVTSLLERVNLKKLNV
- the rsmA gene encoding ribosomal RNA small subunit methyltransferase A: MKFAETQPLSTLLKKYNLRPRKGLGQNFLADPFHLAQIVATAELDPEDVVLEIGPGPGTLTRLLAEAAGRVIAIELDPNMVNLLQNELGYLPNLTVIQADILQTNLKALITNFSPTFSSFKVVANLPYYITSAVMRHLLETTPRPQRIVVTVQKEVARRIVAKPGNMSLLALSVQFYGQPKITHHIPAGAFYPPPKVDSAVVRIDSFPQPLLPAADAPHFFRVARAGFGQKRKQLKNALVAGLSRPMLEIIRAMEKAGVDTARRAETLSLTEWERLAETLR
- a CDS encoding DUF348 domain-containing protein, whose translation is MTVVSDKPEVDTPARSGLPHLLRRGRLGRPLWRGGGVLGIILLLWAGYVFTGQPVTLIINDRSYPVRVHRLTVAGVLQEVGLSLEAEDRVHPAPGARLSPGDTITIQLARPVTVEADGHSTRLFTHQQTVAGVLAEAGLALNPHDDVLMDGVKTSSPQILLPPPVPPPNRQKAALFLFAADTPQEAPAATRPEAVQLIVHRAVPVTLNDGRVRSTFYTTQPNVGEALLEQNITLFLGDKVTPGLGTRLLPGMEVYIQRSIPVVITVDGWTVKTRTRRQTVGQVLAQEQIVLMGQDFSRPPADYSLAANEFIEVVRVREAIEIEQELIPFEAKWIPDPQMELDRQEVQQTGTNGSIKKRSRIRYENGQEVWRVLEDEWLDQEPQERVIAYGTNIVIRTLDTPDGPLEYWRKISMLATAYSAATSGKDRDHPRYGITRSGLPAGYGIVAVDPKVIPLMADLYVPGYGPALAGDTGGKVLGKHIDLGYDEDQSLPDLYEWREVYVLTPVPPPDKIRYVLPQWPQQQ